A window of candidate division TA06 bacterium contains these coding sequences:
- a CDS encoding transposase codes for MQQSAKTRCISSGVLILDDTILEKTGNQMAGVRKLFDHAKKTFVNGLSLVQLFYVDSQKRYPLWYALHSNRGRKPKPTKDRTVPIGKYKIALRLIRQAIECGIRPKAVLFDAWYASVRFLKSLHKMGLSFVSRLASSRYLLVNGIRIKAADLLKQKHRYRYYKSLKAKAFAVSAILPHFGEVTVVCVKYRNKSAVIITNLNTYDLVYIVSLYRQRWAIEVYFREAKQVFGLDKFQNRSASSIQAHLALTALA; via the coding sequence ATGCAGCAGTCAGCCAAAACCCGGTGCATCTCCTCTGGTGTCCTGATTCTGGACGATACCATACTGGAAAAAACTGGTAATCAAATGGCCGGGGTCCGAAAACTGTTTGACCATGCCAAGAAAACGTTTGTGAATGGCCTTTCCCTGGTGCAACTCTTCTATGTTGATTCACAGAAGCGCTATCCGCTATGGTATGCCCTGCATTCCAACCGTGGCCGAAAACCAAAACCAACCAAAGACCGAACGGTACCAATCGGTAAATATAAAATTGCATTACGGCTCATTCGGCAAGCCATAGAATGCGGAATTCGTCCCAAAGCCGTATTGTTCGATGCCTGGTATGCATCGGTTAGATTTCTCAAAAGCTTGCACAAAATGGGGCTGTCCTTTGTCAGCCGGCTGGCCAGCAGCCGCTATCTGCTGGTAAATGGGATTCGTATTAAAGCCGCAGACCTGCTCAAACAAAAACATCGTTATCGCTATTACAAAAGCCTGAAAGCCAAGGCCTTCGCTGTCAGCGCCATATTGCCTCACTTCGGCGAAGTAACCGTCGTCTGCGTCAAATACCGCAATAAAAGCGCCGTCATCATAACCAACCTGAACACTTATGATCTGGTCTACATTGTTTCCCTTTATCGCCAGCGGTGGGCCATTGAGGTCTATTTTCGTGAAGCCAAGCAGGTTTTCGGGCTTGACAAGTTCCAAAACCGCAGCGCCAGTTCAATCCAAGCTCATCTGGCCTTAACGGCTTTGGCTTAG
- a CDS encoding Fic family protein, producing the protein MNERAGNYIQQQAGYKAFIPKPLPPNPEIAFDDEMHNLLSKADRTLARLDGVTSVLPNPDLFIAMYVKKEALLSSQIEGTQASLEGVLEFEADMPLKEDINQVREVFNYIQAMNHGMERLKTLPMSLRLIKEIHQTLMDGVRDTDKTPGEFKRSQNWVGPKGAPLNQATYVPPPPDESNAAMGELEKYLYTKDDMPPLIKIALIHSQFETIHPFLDGNGRIGRLLVTYYLFWQGILNKPLLYLSIYLKKHRQEYYDLLMNVRHEGGWEEWVKFFLTGVAETSEEATNTAREIIALKERLFTLLCEKSVSSPHAVRLLNHMFTVPLISSSEIGGQLNLSKETAIQLLNKFEQVGIIKEMTGKKRYKKYLFKEYVDLISRGTEQ; encoded by the coding sequence ATGAACGAAAGAGCGGGAAATTACATACAGCAACAGGCGGGATATAAAGCATTCATCCCCAAGCCCCTGCCGCCAAACCCGGAGATAGCTTTTGATGATGAAATGCACAATCTGTTATCAAAGGCCGACCGAACCCTGGCGAGGTTGGATGGGGTAACTTCTGTTTTACCCAACCCCGACTTGTTTATAGCCATGTATGTTAAAAAAGAGGCGCTGCTAAGCTCGCAAATTGAGGGCACCCAGGCTTCGTTGGAGGGCGTGTTGGAGTTTGAAGCCGACATGCCGTTGAAGGAGGACATCAACCAGGTCAGAGAAGTTTTCAATTACATCCAGGCGATGAATCACGGCATGGAACGGCTGAAAACATTGCCCATGTCGCTTCGGCTCATCAAAGAGATCCACCAGACGCTGATGGATGGCGTACGGGACACCGACAAAACCCCCGGCGAATTCAAACGGTCTCAAAATTGGGTTGGACCCAAGGGTGCGCCGTTAAACCAAGCCACGTATGTGCCGCCCCCACCGGATGAGTCGAATGCGGCAATGGGCGAACTGGAAAAATATCTGTATACTAAGGATGATATGCCGCCTCTAATCAAAATAGCGCTTATACATTCCCAATTTGAGACCATCCACCCCTTTCTTGACGGCAACGGCCGCATCGGCAGACTGCTGGTCACCTACTATTTATTCTGGCAGGGGATATTGAACAAACCCTTGTTGTACCTTAGCATTTATCTTAAAAAACACCGGCAAGAATATTACGACTTGTTGATGAATGTCCGGCATGAAGGCGGCTGGGAGGAATGGGTAAAGTTCTTTTTGACGGGCGTCGCTGAAACATCCGAAGAAGCGACCAATACCGCCCGCGAAATAATAGCTCTAAAGGAACGGCTTTTTACCTTGCTTTGTGAAAAATCTGTTTCCAGTCCGCATGCAGTCAGGCTGCTGAATCATATGTTTACCGTGCCGCTTATCAGCTCCAGCGAAATAGGCGGGCAGTTGAACCTTTCCAAGGAAACGGCAATTCAACTTCTCAATAAATTCGAACAGGTGGGGATAATAAAAGAAATGACCGGGAAAAAACGTTATAAAAAGTATTTATTCAAGGAATATGTCGATCTGATATCGCGGGGAACCGAGCAATGA